The window GCGGAATGATTGAAGGCAGGATCGACAATAACGTTGAAGCCTTCGTTGACTTAGAGATTCAACTTGATGACACGACCCACACGATCGCTTTCTTGGTTGATACTGGTTTCAATGGATTCCTCTCGATACCATTCCGCTTGGTCCACCAACTCGGCTTGCCATTGTCGGATGTTCAGCAGGGCGTGACCGCCGACGGACGCTCAAGCTTCTTCGACACGGTTGAACTGACCGTGATCTGGCATGGAAATCCGCTGACCGTTCAAGCCCAAGTACTCGACGAACCCTTGCTCGGAACGAGGCTTCTGCGCGGTTCCAAAATAGAAGCCGCTTGGATTCAGGGTGGGATGTTTCAAATTGAATTGATTTTAGATGGCTGATCTTTTGTGATCGTTGTTGCAGAGCTTCACAAAATGGAAGTCAAAAAACAGGAGTGGAACAACAATTCGGCATTCACCCTCCAACCCTTTTTCGATTCCAGCGCATGGTTTGATGCGACTCGGTAGCCCGTTCGGACCAGCGAGCTGGATCGAATCGATCGCTCGACCTCGGACAACAATCAAGGCAAGGGTGAGCGGATAATGATCCATCCAAGGGAAATGCGAAAGCAATCAGTCAAGACGATGAATGAACTTGGATTGGTTTGCCTTTCAGGCTGAGCGATCAGGGCAAGATGCTTTTCCTGTGCGAGCCTACGTGATTCGAAAGCGTCGTCATGCACTTAGTTGAATCTCGAGCAAAGAGGCATGGGGTAACGTAGTTCTTGATACCTAGGACTATTGTCATACGTTGATTCGCTGACGTTTCATGAGCGAGACATTCCGGCCAAGTTGAGATGCCGTCACTTAAACTCCAACGAGTCAAAGAACTCCGATGGCTTGTCCAATTCACTTTCGTTGGATCGTGGCTTGCGTTGGCCGCCAACCAGATCTTTGATTTCGGAGTACGGCGAGTACACCGCGACCACAAGGTTTCGATTGTGAACATAGATTTCGCAGTCCGACCCTTCGATCGCTCCCACACCGGATTGCATGGTCCCCGCCATTCCCTCCACACCAGATCGGGTAACGGGACGAGGATTCGACAGACGGATTCTCATGTCTCGCAACAATTCCGCGATGGGAATGTTCGGATCGATGACAGCCGGCAAATCAGCCACCACCAGTGAATACTGAGATCCGGTTTCTTTCCTCCGGCCGGTGAGCTCATGAACGGTCGTGCCTGGAAACTGCTGCGACTTGTCTCTCCGGTCTTCACCCGCAGGCATGCTGACGGTGTAGCCTTTGTACGTTACCGATGTCCAACCACTGTGACGCGACCCCAGATACCCAACCGCAAAGATTCCGCCGGCGCACAACAAGACACACAATAGGCCAAGCCCCGCGATCGTGCTGATGATCTTCACAGCAGCCTTGGATCCACCACCTCGCTTTTTCGCGGGCTTGGGCGGTTGGTAAACGGTGACCGGTCCCGAGGGACGAAAGACTGAGCTCGGCGGTGCCGCTGCCGAAGAACCTAAACTGGGCAGGTTATCAAACAGGTTTTCTTCGGGAACATGGACCGTCACGGGCGCCCGAACTGCAAGCATCAACTCACACTTCGGGCACTTCACTTTTCCTGCGCCCATCGTCGCGGGAATCTGCAAAGTGGTTTTGCATTGAGGACACACAATCCGACGTCCGGCCATCGAAACTCCCGCGGTTCATCATCGAGCAATGAGCGGGAAAAAGTGTCACATACTTTTGATGCAAAGCACGCAGCAGGCCGTTCCGGCAAAAAGCACCTGACACTTTCTCCCAACCGTTCTTCGACAGTGATGCAACAGTTGGATTGGCCCGTGTGCCAGTTTACCCCAGCGCGACGGCGAGTGCTTCTCGAACGATGGGCAGAACTCGGTCTTGGACCTCATCCAACGTGCCTTCCAAAAAGGCTCCCGCGGCAGCTTTGTGGCCACCGCCGCCAAATTGACGAGCGACCTCGTTGCAATCCAAGCTGCAACGACTCCGAAAGCTCAATTTGAAACCACCTCGCACTTGCCCGACGAAGATTACACCGGCTTGGGTGCCACGAATGGCCAACGTCAAATTGATCGCGTCCTCGGTGTCATTGGGTTGCGCGCCACACAACTCAAAGTCTTCTTTGTTGACCGATGTATAAACCAACGCCCCATCCATCTCGGTGGTCGTTCGAGACAGAATCAGCCCGCGAAGTTTCAGCCGGCCGAGCGTGTCACGTTCATACAGATCGCCGTAGACTTCGCTGGGAACGACACCTGCATCGATCAAACGAGCGATCGTGCGGTATGTGTCCGATGTAACGCTCGGGAACCGGAACCATCCCGTGTCGGTCGCGATGGCAGCAAACAAAGGCGTCGCCATCGTTCGCGTCAGTGGAACATTCAGTGCATCGGCGGCTTGAACGACCAAATGACCTGTCGCTTCGGATTGGTAGTCCTTGTACATCCTCGCACCCAACTCATCTTCACCCACGTGGTGATCCAGCACCATCTTGTCGGCGCGAGACGCACGGATGACATCGCCCATGTCCCCAAGCTGAGCCCATGCGCTGGTGTCGAGAATCATAATGCAGTCCGCTTTCACATCTTCGGCCTCCACTGAATCGCCCAACACCTCGATGTTGCCAGCGGGATCCAAGAACGACAAAGCCGGCGGGGTCCGGTGAGCATTGATGATGCGAACATCCTTCCCAACCGCTCGCAGGACTTCTGCCATTCCCAATTCGCTGCCTAATGCATCGCAGTCGGGACGAATATGGCTGACCAAAACGAACGATTGGTAATGTTGAATTTGATCA of the Rhodopirellula baltica SH 1 genome contains:
- a CDS encoding DHH family phosphoesterase — its product is MGVNWKAFVDQIQHYQSFVLVSHIRPDCDALGSELGMAEVLRAVGKDVRIINAHRTPPALSFLDPAGNIEVLGDSVEAEDVKADCIMILDTSAWAQLGDMGDVIRASRADKMVLDHHVGEDELGARMYKDYQSEATGHLVVQAADALNVPLTRTMATPLFAAIATDTGWFRFPSVTSDTYRTIARLIDAGVVPSEVYGDLYERDTLGRLKLRGLILSRTTTEMDGALVYTSVNKEDFELCGAQPNDTEDAINLTLAIRGTQAGVIFVGQVRGGFKLSFRSRCSLDCNEVARQFGGGGHKAAAGAFLEGTLDEVQDRVLPIVREALAVALG
- a CDS encoding clan AA aspartic protease, which gives rise to MIEGRIDNNVEAFVDLEIQLDDTTHTIAFLVDTGFNGFLSIPFRLVHQLGLPLSDVQQGVTADGRSSFFDTVELTVIWHGNPLTVQAQVLDEPLLGTRLLRGSKIEAAWIQGGMFQIELILDG